A single window of Athene noctua chromosome 1, bAthNoc1.hap1.1, whole genome shotgun sequence DNA harbors:
- the OST4 gene encoding dolichyl-diphosphooligosaccharide--protein glycosyltransferase subunit 4: MITDVQLAIFANMLGVSLFLLVVLYHYVAVNNPKKQE; this comes from the coding sequence ATGATCACGGACGTGCAGCTCGCCATCTTCGCCAACATGCTGGGGGTCTCGCTCTTCCTCCTCGTCGTCCTCTACCACTACGTGGCCGTCAACAACCCCAAGAAGCAGGAGTGA